The genome window AATGCTTCCCTGAAATGCACAGAAATACCATAATCAACCCACATTGGGTCATGCAAAAGAAGGGGTTGTGTTTGGTTAAATCAAATCATTTCATAtgtggcttaaatattttgagtACCATTCTGAGTTGAATGTGAGAGTTTGTCTGTTTCTCTTATAGGCGGTTAAATACATTGAATAAATGTGCAACAATGAAAGTGGAAATAAATCGGCAAAGGAAGCGGGTATGTCTCCAAATTAAATGAAATTTTCTCCTCTTAAAAATCAAGCTTTATAATATCCAAAGCACTGGCATATGACAATATGCTCTGTCAAGAAATTAAATGCTTCTACTTGAGTAGTCTGTATAACAGTATCTGGTGTTAGATCCCTGTGTTTCTGTGACTCCAGCTGACTATTCTGTATGTGTGCAGCCCTCTTTAGATGCCTTTGGTAGGTTCCCTGCTATCCTGGGGGAAAATTCCAAATTGCTCCAGGTTAGTCAGTACTTCATTTCTTGAATGTGAGGGATGATCTAGGGACAATCTGGAATTTTCCTGTGTGAAGAAAGAGCAGGATCTCCCTAACCCTGTCCTTCTCAGGACTACATAGTGGAGTGTATTTAAAGCAGCTTGGTGTGAGGAAGATAATCCAGCAAGTACCTCTTTGTCAAAGTACACGTTGTACAGGGTTGGGCTCaaaggtgtggggggaggagggatttgATGCTATCTGACGTCATGTGGTTCCTGGTTTTTAAGTGATAGTAATTGTTTTATATCATGTTTTGAGGCTGTATTTTATATCATTGTTgttctgagcccctcggggagggcggtttataaatccaaacaaacaaacaaacaatcaaacaaacaaatatgtctTTGAGTTCTTGGGACAGGGTTCCCTTTTTGGACCAATTAGAAAGGAGTATCTATTCAAAGtttctgccagtggaggtttTAACAGTAAACGTTTATGATCCTGGAGTGTTTATGCATGGCCTCTAAATGGTGTTGggtgcaaagagggaggaaaggtgTCATTCTGGGAAAATTATTCATTAATTCCCCACTGGTTGACTGGCAACCCAGATGGATGAGGAAAGTGTGACATCTCTGtgctcattctctctttctcccttgccCCCAATTTTGGACACTGTGCCTTGCTCTGTGTTTTACTTCAAACTCAAAAACTTCAAACTCAGAAAGCATATGTCTGTTCCTCCCATAAAACATAAGGATCCACGCATAACAGCCAATAAAGACAGGGTTGTTGAGAATAGAGGAGTGTTTGAGAGTTCTGTGTTTTTCAAGTGTGTCAAGCATTTTTGAACCTTTTCTCATTAGTACTATGTGAGCCCATACTTTGAGCAATTAAATTGAGTTGGGAACTATCTGCTTCATGTATAGTATCTGCATACCATGTTGTGCCAATACTAACAGCATGTAAAACAAAATGAGGTGGCAGAATCCTGAGGTGTATACTGGTACCCAGTTCAAACTTCATGTGAAGAATCAAATTTTACAACTCTTCTTTAAGGAAAAAACTACTTGCAAGCAGAAAACAGAACAACAGGAAGTTAGTCAAGCTACAGCTGCTCTCCCTTCCCCAGTTGCCAACTTTCTACGCGGGATATTTTATTTGCATAAGGAAGCATTCAAATATAGCATTCCTTACTTGCCGAAGTTGTGCTCAGGATCTGACCACCTTATTTTTCTATATGCCCTCTTTAGATGCCTTTGGTAGGTTCCCTGCTATCCTGGGGGAAAATTCCAAATTGCTCCAGGTTAGTCAGTACTTCATTTCTTGAATGTGAGGGATGATCTAGGGACAATCTGGAATTTTCCTGTGTGAAGAAAGAGCAGGATCTCCCTAACCCTGTCCTTCTCAGGACTACATAGTGGAGTGTCCTACATAGTCAGACTTGATTCATATTCTGCTGTTACAGGTCTGCTTGTGGGCTGCACAAAAAGCCCTGGACCATGCTCTCCAAACTAGCTTTAACCCAGGTTAATGGCTCTTCTTCCACAGTCCAGCGCTGCATGCTTTTCCCTGTTGGTGTAGGGAAAAGTGCAGTCCCTAAGCCACTGAAATAATGTAAGAACCAACCTTGAGTATAATTCTGGAGTGTCCATTTTGATTTTATTGAACAGTCTTGAACCAAGATGAAGCCAGCTTAGAACAGTTATTGGCATATGGTTTGCGGTAGTTTACAGATCTACTTTTAATCGGAGCAGTGTAATTGTTGAGCATAAGTGAGAAAGTAATTTATTTATCTAAATGTCCTTCTTGGTTACAGGGTGTATTATCAATCAATTTTCCATTTGCAAGGCTGTTGATCAGGCAGATTATACTagtttgaatgttttttttaatccaaatttCTTAATTTGGTAAATTTTGTTAAAATCTATTATATTTCCTTACAATAGTTGGGCTTCAAAGAGGGTATTTATGTGTGTACTTTCTGGTATTGACCTTTCATTTTTCTATGGAATTCTACTCTTGTGGGTGTGGTTTTCAAGACCATAAGGTGGAGAGGGGTGCTCCTGGAATTGGGGGAAACATAAACTACTGTTATTGATTTAACATtcataattacattttaaacatttttcttttctttcagagtGATGAATCTGAAGAGGATGAACCCTGTGCACTAAGTAACAAATGGGCTTATGAAAAGTGTTCTCAGAGATGGTCTCGTCTTGATAGTTTAGAAGGTTTTGGAGCTTCAGTTGCTGACAGTTTGAGGCTTAAGAGTATTGGCACTGGGGACATAGCCTTTTCTGACCACGGGGAGAGAAACGATGAGTCTTCAGTTCACAGCACTAGCAGTGGTGATAGTGATTTAATCAGCTTTCCAAAGACTTTTGAAGAAGTGGAGACTAGCAGGAGTTCGTCCACGTGTTCCTCAAATAAATGGACCTCTCCTGACTCTACCTTCAGTTGCTCTTCGTCTCCTGGTGAAACCTTGAATATAATCAGTGAGGACAAGCTTTTGAATAAACCATCCAGCAAAAAGGGAAGGAGCTTCCTAAAGAAGATAGAGAAGCTGCGCATACAGAGCAGCAGTCTAAAGAGAGAACCCAATTCAAAGACCAAACCCATTATCAGTGAGCCTGTTCTCTTAGAGGGATTAACTGAAGAAAAGCTGAGAAACCTCAATTGTGTGAATATTAATGATGTGTCCAACAGCCAGGTGATTCCGTCCTCTTCTTACTCACCGCAGACCTGCAGTAGCAGCAGCCAGTCTGAAAACAGCAGCACTGTGAGCACCCCAAGCCCCATTATCAAAGCCAGAAGGCACAGTAACAGAGGAGGGACATATGCAGAGGGCTCCAATGCTAGCAAGCTTTCGGTGTGGAACAGCCTCTCTGACCATAACTTGAAAAATGAGATACATTTGCATGAAAACAAAGTATTTCAAGTACCACAAGGCCACAAACCTGGGACATTCCCCAAAGCACTGACTTGTAGCCTTTTGTCTCCGCTTGACAACACTGCTGTGAACTGGAGAACTGGGAGTTTTCATGGCTGTCGGAGAAATAGGGTTCACATGGATTCTCAAGACTCTGAAACACCACCTGGCTCTCTTTCATTGATAGATAACAGACTGAGCATATATGACAACGTACCTGGTATTCCTGTCCATATTAACAAAATGGATGCACCAGAGACTGGAGATGACGATGTTTTTACAGAACTGGACAATGTTATGGAGCATGTTAATGGACTCAGGAAGTTGGTTAGTCAGTGGTCAGAAAAATTCTCTGATGATGGGGACTGGGACTCTGCCAGTCACTCCAATCAGTCCACCTCTCCGTGTCCATCGTCCCCTAAGGTTATCCATCTTGAGATTAAAAAGCATTTAGAGGAGAAATTGGCCCAACCATCTGTCACTGATGGGGAAGACAGCTGCAAGAGTACCAGTGAGCATGGTCTTGCAGAACTGGCATATGTAACAGAGTCAAGGATTGGATTGACACCAGCACATTCCATCAGGTAGCTTGCATATCTCTTGTTAATAAGAATCAAGAAATAAAATACCTCAAAGCTGCTGTAGGATGGCAACAAGGAGCCAAGAATTTAGGTCAGCTTGGCATCCTTACAGCCCaatttgggggggcggggattgACTTTTGGAACTGGAATGGTGttttgctggcatgtttgcccactcTGCTGACATGTGCCACACCAGCTGGGaggcacaagaacataagaataagcctactggatcagaccagagtccatctagttcagcactctgctactcgctgtggcccaccaggtgcctttgggagctcacatgcaggatgtgaaagcaatggcctgctgctgctgctgctgctcctgagcacctggtctgctaaggcatttgtaatctcaggtcaaggaggatcaagattggtagccatagatcgacttctcccccataaatctgtccaacccccttttaaagctatccaggttagtggccatcaccacctcctgtggcagcatattccaaacaccaattacacgttgcgtgaagaaatgtttccttttattagtcctaattcttccccctagcattttcggTGTAtgcaccctggttctagtattgtgagaaagagagaaaaatgtctctctgtcaacattttctaccccatgcataattttgtagacttcaatcatatccctcctcagacgtctcctctccaactaaagagtcccaaacactgcagcctctcctcataaggaagatgctccaatccctgaatcatcctcgttgcccttctctgcactttttctatctcttcgatatcctttttgagatgtggcgaccagaactgaacacagtactccaagtgcagtcacaccactgctttacataagggcatgacaatctttgcagggcAGGTGCCCACCCGCCAAGCACAGCTAGGATTTTTCCCGAGGGTGGAGCTGAGTTTAGTCAACTTCAACCTGGATTTTgatctgggaatgcccctggcgCAAGCCTCAGACTCtttttagccctatggagggcatTCAGATGGCTGAGGATTCTCCATTTTGTTCtgccttcctgtgccacctggaagccctctggaggtggcatagTAGAACTGCAGCAGAGTCATCCCCAGCCACCCTGAACTCTGGATCAGGTTTCCCATGACATTACCTAAGGATAAACAGTCCCTGTTCACATCTGCAGTGTGTGGATTATGATAATGATTTACCTTTATATGTAATTATTAATAATGTATAAGGAAAATGATTTCAGCAGTTAACATGGCTATTACATATTCTTCATGTTTGAATATTGGGTACAATCCGATATATGAAGCAGTTTGGCTGAGATGAACAGCATGTGGCTGATGTTACAAAGGACAGAAGTATTTAGCAGCTTTATCTTCCTAGGGATTGTTTTCATTTGTCTAGCATTTGAATCAGAAAGTTAGACCttgttttgtgaagttttcagtacatttttggCTCAATTTAAAATGGGTTAATTGGTCTGACTCAAAACAGTGCAGTAAAAGCTCAGTTCATGTAATTGGTACTGTTGGGAATAATTTAACTGTGAGCAGAAGTGCCTTCAGATTTTGATGCTTGGTTTTCAAAGTATTATACTGATTTAGGAGTTAGCATCAACTCAGAAGCAATCATCCATGAGTTCTGTAGTGTTACAAAAAGATAATTGTTTGGGATAAAGAACATTAGCACCAACCATATTCAAACTTCTTTTTCCAGACCAGTGGGAAGATGGTCTACTGAAGAAGGCATGACTTTGGAAAATCTTTCTGTACAGATTGATAGCCAGTCAGCAGCCCAACTAAACCGAATACAGAAACTTGCTTTGTTAAAACTGACTTCTTTAATGGACAGATACACTCCTTCCAGCAAGCAGGGATGGAACTGGTAGGTTAAAATGGAAAGCATAATCTTTTTTCTGAAGTGAAGCAGTCAGTTAGCTAAGATCTTATATTGGAAATTAGATATTATTTTTAATCAGAATGCTCTACTGGCTTTCTCCCAAACCATATTCTGTTCCTGAGCATATCTGTTGGGTTTCAGTTGTAGAATTCCCTCAAGGTAAATGTGCCAGTTCTTTATTTACTTGGCCAGGGCTTTGAAGCTGAGGTCAAGCGGCTAAGGGTAAACAAACTAAAACTTAATATAGACAAGACAAAGCTGCAGTGGGTTGAAATTActgcaagctgccttgaactgTGACaagaggtggaatataaatattttaataaatacataagcAGCAGAGTGCATGGATGGTATTGATTTGAAAGAGAGTTTAACTAAGACCTGTTGGATATGCTCTTGGACCTGGACTTGTTAATGTGTAAGCAGGTCAGTGAAGTTTTTAATAGGGGCACCTTCATTCAATCACAAGTTGTCCACCAATTTAGACTCTGCTGACCAAGTCTTGCTGATCTACCCTGCAGTtatctccagattggactacttGTAACACACTTTGTGCAGGGCTGCTTTTGAAAATATCCCAGAAGCTTCAAATTTGGAAGCAAGATCACGCTCTGGGGTCAGTTTCTGAGAACATACAACTCAAACACACCAGTTATCTGTTTGCTTCTGTGTTCAATtcaactgttatttatttacttctgggttcaattcaaaTGTTACTTTAGTAGGCCTTCATGCCCCAGGCCCTCACTGTTGCTGAACTGTATCTCCCATTATACTCACGTGTACCAGGTACATTATGCAGCCATTCTCCATATGGTGTTTTCAGCATGGTGTTTTCTCTTACGATTGCCCATGTAGCAACAGTTAGGTCACAGGTATTTTCTGTGATTGCTCCAGTCTTCTGGAATAGGCTAGCAGATTAGATGCAGATGGTTGCTGCATTTTGGgaagaaaatagttttatttcAGAGAGCATTTGGTAGGAGATAATTTGTTGTCATAGATTTGgttttttctgtgttttaaaaatcttgctaTGATCTTTCTGTGTCTGGAAATTGTTGTTGCATTGAGTCTAGGGAGAAAAGGTGGACCATAAATGTAGATATACTAACTTGCTTGCAAAAATGAGGTTTGCAACAACTTTGACAATTTTTTAGCAGAGGACTGAATTTATTGCTTGAAGCCTCATGCCAGTGATGTAGATTCACAACCATCTAGAGATTGGGATTTTTAAATTTGTGAGGTGTTTCAGACATTAATTAATTAGTTTATTTATATGATACTGAAAAGTGATTATTTGAGAATGAAGAATGAAGTAATTTCTTTAAAAGGTCTCTTCTATCAACAAAATGCCTCTGCAGGCAAATAGAATAGGTCCTGTAATAGCTCCTTTTTGTTTTGAACTAGTTGTCCTCTTCTGTACATTTTGAAGTTTTGTAATGACTGAAGACTTTAATTGCAACCAGTGGCGACTTCCTAatgaccagtttcagtttctgaatTCTTCATAAGCCACATTAATTACATTGTATTTTCAGGACTGTTCCAAAATTCATTAGAAAAATAAAAGCCCCTGATTATAAGGACAAAAATGTATTTGGAGTACCACTATTGTTAAATGTCCAGAGGACAAGTCATCCACTTCCAAGGAGCATACTCCAAGCCATGGACTTCTTAAAAGACAATTTTCTTGACCAGGTACAGCTTAGCTTGTGGGATGAGTGGGTTGTTCTTTTTCTAGTCTGTAATTAAAAATAGGATGTGGGATATAGTCTTGATACTGgcactgtcctttctcatgcctTCATGTTCTGTGATGTCCCTCTCTTTGGCCATTGTTGTGTCTCCCTCACGCctatttactgtatatactttTATCAGCTTCGTTTGCTAATTTATTTTTAGTCATAGGAGGATGGCAAAGGCCATGCCCGTTCACATTGCACTCGCGAGGTTTTACCGCTCTGTAATTTCAAAAGATGGTTTTTGCACAAACCAATTACAAGTAACCCCATAGTAACACCTGAGCAGCTTCATTgttccagaaaaatctgaatccaCTCTCCCAGTGGGCGGAAAGGCATGTGTGTTAGAACTGTACAAAAATTACTGCAGAGGGTAAAAGGGGACAGAGTCAGTAGGAGTGTTGCTGTGAATACAGTCTGGAAATGAGTCAATCTATTCATGCTCACTGCTCAGTATCTGCATTCTTACGTGATAACTTGCTTCAGTAAAGCAGTCATCACAGTTCAAGCACCACAGACAGAACTTTCCTAACACCTCATACCCTGTACTTTTCAGTAGAGGTGTCTCACATATTAAAGCTGTAGGCtctaaagggaggggaaaggataaCAGAAGGTGTGTGCATGAGTCAGTCCTGAGAACTCTACATAGTGCATATCATGATGAAAAAATGGGATCTTTATCTTTCTGTTTTCACTTCCATAGGTTGGCCTTTTCAGAAAATCTGGTGTTAAATCTAGGATCCTCACCTTACgtgaaatgaatgaaaatgagCCACACAATGTAACTTATGAGGGACAGTCAGCATTTGATGTGGCAGATATGGTGAAACAGTATTTCCGAGATCTTCCAGAACCTATATTCACCAGCAAGCTCTGTGAATCCTTCCTTCACATCTACCAATGTATGTAGTAGCGACCCTGACCCTAACCTATTTTAAGCTAAGATGGTACAAGTGATTGATTGCCTTACCACTCATCATTCTGCTTTGGTATAATTGAAATAAATTTATTAATGCATTTAAGGAACAGATTAAGAAATGGAAGACTAAGTATAGGTAGGATGATATTCTTTCTGAATATTTGAAATGTGTTTTGATGCTTTTAATAAATTTTAGGCATAGAACTTTTGTTGGTAATTTTATGGTGGCTTCAGGAGAGCTAAGCTATTCTTGTGTGCCACTAAGTTTTCTTGATTTGTGCACCTATCATAAGGATAATTGCATGGAAATTTGATTTAAGTAGGTGGTGTTCCACTGAAATAAGACATGTCAATTCGTAGACAAAATGATTATACTTTCTCTTCATAGTGTATcatgtctgtctttctctctctctctagatgtGCCAAAAGATCAGCAATTTTGTGCTGCCCAGGCTGCTACTATTCTGCTTCCAGATGAAAACCGTGAAGCTTTGAAAATTCTGCTCTTCTTTCTCAGGGATGTAGTAGCTTTTGTTGAAGAAAACCAAATGACACCAACCAATCTTGCTGTCTGCCTTGCACCATCTTTGTTTCACCTTAATACCCTGAGAAGAGAAAGTTCCTCATCATCCAGGTATTTTTGCTTAAGGAAGACCTCCATGGAATTGTGCTGTTATTTAAGAAGAAAAATACAATGTCCTTTTAACATTAACTTATCAGTCAACATTCGCAGAATGTGAATATGATGTTGTGCTGCTACTTCGTTCCAGTGAAGTCCCTCCTTTCATTCTGTATAGCCAGTTGTCTTGTCAGTTTTGGCCATGTCCAGGTGCAGATCATATGCCTATGAAACTTAGAATGTAGTTCCTTTTTTGTGTCAGTTTCACATTCTGACTATGTGATGGTGCTTCCTTACCTTCTTGTCTTAAGGCTAAACCAGAGCTTGATATCCACAGTTAATTCTGTGCCAAAATGTATAGTGAATGGTTGGAAGAGAAAATGTCTTGCCCTATGGCAAGAGTGGCCATTTAATATGATCTTGATTTTATATCATGATGATAATCTTTAGGTCTTCACACTAGTGATGTTTGAGACAACAATATTTGACAgctcttattattattgttagggttagaacaggggtttgcaacccgtggctccagagccgcatgctctttcgtccttgtactgcggctccctcTGGCCTCTGGCCTCTGCTGAGGAGCCCACTGGCCATGGAGGCAGAGAAGCTCTTCCTCAGGGCTTCGGTACCAAGCGGAGAAGACAGGCGGTCGTGGCTCCTACTCTACAATGGCAGGAGACAGTCCCTCCTGCCCAAACCCCAGTGGCAACGGCAGCTGATCTGCTCCGAGCtgttcactcccccacccccaatatccaAATGGTGACTGACAGCTCAAGCCTCGCCTCCTATCCACCTTAATTGTCCTCCATTGGTCCCTAACACACAAGGGTCCACCTGCTTTTTAGCCTCTCTTTCAGAAACACTGATGTAATTCTCACACCAGCTCTATGGAAACAGAGACATGGCGACGTGGAGCTTTCTAGGTAACAAAGGTGTTCATTCGCCTTTTTGCCGCTGCCTGGAAAGGGACTTTTAAAATTGGAAGTACAAGTACCAGAATGTACAGAGGAGATAGTGAGGAGAATTAGAAAATAGGGGCGGCGCAATAgatcgagggagggagggaaatcgAGCAAAGTAGAGCTTATAGGAGGCATAGGAGGAGCTCATGCCTGTGCCAAAAAGCCCCAGTTGCACATTTTTCCCCAACAGGCGAAGGTGGCGATTGAGgcggaagggggtggggctttttGCCTGTTAAGGGTTAGTCTGATATGGGCCGAGAAGACTGGTGGAGCCGGCTTGGTCAGGGCCAATTGCAAGGAACGGTGGAAGTGACAGCAGATATGTAGTTCCCACTACTGAGCCATCTGTTATAAAAGGGGTCCCTTTTGCACCGCCTGTTTCGCGcatttgatgttatatgttataacgtcatgatgatgttataacatgatgttataatgtcatgatgttataacgttataacgtcataacatcacatcatttcataacatcatataacaaaAGCAAGAATAATCATAAcgtattataacatcatgatgacgttataacgtcatgatgttataccATCATAACatataacggaagcaacaataataataatgtcatcATGACGCTATAACGTCATGATGTAAcgtgatgatgttataacatcatgatgacaTTATAACATCATCATGACAACTGGAAGTTTGTGCACCACATCATAGGGTGAGATGAGAAAATGTTACGATAGAGGAACATTAATCATTTAGGAGCTGCATTGGGAAGTGGAGTAAAAATTCCAAACAAAGTTGCAGATAGTTACTTTAGAAATGTACATATGTCAAAGATCTGAGGGCGTGGTCATAGA of Sphaerodactylus townsendi isolate TG3544 linkage group LG03, MPM_Stown_v2.3, whole genome shotgun sequence contains these proteins:
- the LOC125428235 gene encoding rho GTPase-activating protein 7-like isoform X3 yields the protein MFEDMQFPIDIKTVRKDHEFLDQDAMDSLYRRLNTLNKCATMKVEINRQRKRSDESEEDEPCALSNKWAYEKCSQRWSRLDSLEGFGASVADSLRLKSIGTGDIAFSDHGERNDESSVHSTSSGDSDLISFPKTFEEVETSRSSSTCSSNKWTSPDSTFSCSSSPGETLNIISEDKLLNKPSSKKGRSFLKKIEKLRIQSSSLKREPNSKTKPIISEPVLLEGLTEEKLRNLNCVNINDVSNSQVIPSSSYSPQTCSSSSQSENSSTVSTPSPIIKARRHSNRGGTYAEGSNASKLSVWNSLSDHNLKNEIHLHENKVFQVPQGHKPGTFPKALTCSLLSPLDNTAVNWRTGSFHGCRRNRVHMDSQDSETPPGSLSLIDNRLSIYDNVPGIPVHINKMDAPETGDDDVFTELDNVMEHVNGLRKLVSQWSEKFSDDGDWDSASHSNQSTSPCPSSPKVIHLEIKKHLEEKLAQPSVTDGEDSCKSTSEHGLAELAYVTESRIGLTPAHSIRPVGRWSTEEGMTLENLSVQIDSQSAAQLNRIQKLALLKLTSLMDRYTPSSKQGWNWTVPKFIRKIKAPDYKDKNVFGVPLLLNVQRTSHPLPRSILQAMDFLKDNFLDQVGLFRKSGVKSRILTLREMNENEPHNVTYEGQSAFDVADMVKQYFRDLPEPIFTSKLCESFLHIYQYVPKDQQFCAAQAATILLPDENREALKILLFFLRDVVAFVEENQMTPTNLAVCLAPSLFHLNTLRRESSSSSRSSQRKHSTGRPDQRDLSENLAATQGLAHMIIECHRLFQIPDYCFDEADEDFHNLNISTETNQNILINHSSTVISLEHSMQDLLRDAKEKFKNWVVCSIIEGVDSGYKKVEDNSYLRLWRASVEIDATPKAVLHRVLMEQHLWDPSLQHSKILEVLDDDTDIYHYTTESMPPLPPRDHVILRTWRTDPQSGTCVLAATSTDSQGAKVNGILAKVLLCQYLIETVGSHKSKVTHICRIDKRGQTLEWYNRNFGHICSAELTRIKESFKTSQ
- the LOC125428235 gene encoding rho GTPase-activating protein 7-like isoform X2 encodes the protein MILTQIEAKEACEWLKAAGFPQYAQMFEDMQFPIDIKTVRKDHEFLDQDAMDSLYRRLNTLNKCATMKVEINRQRKRSDESEEDEPCALSNKWAYEKCSQRWSRLDSLEGFGASVADSLRLKSIGTGDIAFSDHGERNDESSVHSTSSGDSDLISFPKTFEEVETSRSSSTCSSNKWTSPDSTFSCSSSPGETLNIISEDKLLNKPSSKKGRSFLKKIEKLRIQSSSLKREPNSKTKPIISEPVLLEGLTEEKLRNLNCVNINDVSNSQVIPSSSYSPQTCSSSSQSENSSTVSTPSPIIKARRHSNRGGTYAEGSNASKLSVWNSLSDHNLKNEIHLHENKVFQVPQGHKPGTFPKALTCSLLSPLDNTAVNWRTGSFHGCRRNRVHMDSQDSETPPGSLSLIDNRLSIYDNVPGIPVHINKMDAPETGDDDVFTELDNVMEHVNGLRKLVSQWSEKFSDDGDWDSASHSNQSTSPCPSSPKVIHLEIKKHLEEKLAQPSVTDGEDSCKSTSEHGLAELAYVTESRIGLTPAHSIRPVGRWSTEEGMTLENLSVQIDSQSAAQLNRIQKLALLKLTSLMDRYTPSSKQGWNWTVPKFIRKIKAPDYKDKNVFGVPLLLNVQRTSHPLPRSILQAMDFLKDNFLDQVGLFRKSGVKSRILTLREMNENEPHNVTYEGQSAFDVADMVKQYFRDLPEPIFTSKLCESFLHIYQYVPKDQQFCAAQAATILLPDENREALKILLFFLRDVVAFVEENQMTPTNLAVCLAPSLFHLNTLRRESSSSSRSSQRKHSTGRPDQRDLSENLAATQGLAHMIIECHRLFQIPDYCFDEADEDFHNLNISTETNQNILINHSSTVISLEHSMQDLLRDAKEKFKNWVVCSIIEGVDSGYKKVEDNSYLRLWRASVEIDATPKAVLHRVLMEQHLWDPSLQHSKILEVLDDDTDIYHYTTESMPPLPPRDHVILRTWRTDPQSGTCVLAATSTDSQGAKVNGILAKVLLCQYLIETVGSHKSKVTHICRIDKRGQTLEWYNRNFGHICSAELTRIKESFKTSQ
- the LOC125428235 gene encoding rho GTPase-activating protein 7-like isoform X1, which produces MMADPGKLRLRRSFSEHIRVSTNKAWDVFWKSAREKRLSEIEAKEACEWLKAAGFPQYAQMFEDMQFPIDIKTVRKDHEFLDQDAMDSLYRRLNTLNKCATMKVEINRQRKRSDESEEDEPCALSNKWAYEKCSQRWSRLDSLEGFGASVADSLRLKSIGTGDIAFSDHGERNDESSVHSTSSGDSDLISFPKTFEEVETSRSSSTCSSNKWTSPDSTFSCSSSPGETLNIISEDKLLNKPSSKKGRSFLKKIEKLRIQSSSLKREPNSKTKPIISEPVLLEGLTEEKLRNLNCVNINDVSNSQVIPSSSYSPQTCSSSSQSENSSTVSTPSPIIKARRHSNRGGTYAEGSNASKLSVWNSLSDHNLKNEIHLHENKVFQVPQGHKPGTFPKALTCSLLSPLDNTAVNWRTGSFHGCRRNRVHMDSQDSETPPGSLSLIDNRLSIYDNVPGIPVHINKMDAPETGDDDVFTELDNVMEHVNGLRKLVSQWSEKFSDDGDWDSASHSNQSTSPCPSSPKVIHLEIKKHLEEKLAQPSVTDGEDSCKSTSEHGLAELAYVTESRIGLTPAHSIRPVGRWSTEEGMTLENLSVQIDSQSAAQLNRIQKLALLKLTSLMDRYTPSSKQGWNWTVPKFIRKIKAPDYKDKNVFGVPLLLNVQRTSHPLPRSILQAMDFLKDNFLDQVGLFRKSGVKSRILTLREMNENEPHNVTYEGQSAFDVADMVKQYFRDLPEPIFTSKLCESFLHIYQYVPKDQQFCAAQAATILLPDENREALKILLFFLRDVVAFVEENQMTPTNLAVCLAPSLFHLNTLRRESSSSSRSSQRKHSTGRPDQRDLSENLAATQGLAHMIIECHRLFQIPDYCFDEADEDFHNLNISTETNQNILINHSSTVISLEHSMQDLLRDAKEKFKNWVVCSIIEGVDSGYKKVEDNSYLRLWRASVEIDATPKAVLHRVLMEQHLWDPSLQHSKILEVLDDDTDIYHYTTESMPPLPPRDHVILRTWRTDPQSGTCVLAATSTDSQGAKVNGILAKVLLCQYLIETVGSHKSKVTHICRIDKRGQTLEWYNRNFGHICSAELTRIKESFKTSQ